A window from Halomicrobium urmianum encodes these proteins:
- a CDS encoding cold-shock protein, whose translation MAQGTVDFFNDTGGYGFIETDDADEDVFFHMEDVGGPDLEEGQEVEFDIVEADKGPRAENLTRL comes from the coding sequence ATGGCGCAAGGCACTGTCGACTTCTTCAACGACACCGGCGGCTACGGTTTCATCGAGACAGACGACGCTGACGAGGACGTGTTCTTCCACATGGAGGACGTCGGCGGCCCCGACCTGGAGGAAGGTCAGGAGGTCGAGTTCGACATCGTCGAAGCGGACAAGGGTCCGCGCGCCGAGAACCTGACGCGTCTGTAA
- the uppS gene encoding polyprenyl diphosphate synthase produces the protein MLRWVRSLARDAYEQLLRRELSGVPDHVAVIQDGNRRYAREQGEEPSEGHREGAQTTEALLRWCEELGVEEVTLYTFSTENFDRPEDQREHLFDLIERKLREFADADRVHENGVHIRAIGETDMLPDRVRDAIEYAESRTASYDRLNLNVALAYGGRAEMLGAARDVAEEVAGGDLDPGGVDVETVEERLYDGPTRDVDLIVRTGGDERISNFLPWYVNGNEAAAYFCAPYWPEFRKIDFLRAIRTYENRTQSWRRTRAKRALALVRAVGAAEAPKARRVLGRFEDALPSGEREALEEEVDAEPAAD, from the coding sequence ATGCTACGGTGGGTTCGGTCACTCGCCCGGGACGCCTACGAGCAGTTGCTACGCCGGGAGTTGTCGGGCGTGCCCGATCACGTGGCCGTCATTCAGGACGGGAACCGTCGGTACGCACGCGAACAGGGAGAGGAGCCGAGCGAGGGCCACCGCGAGGGTGCCCAGACCACGGAAGCGCTCCTGCGATGGTGCGAGGAACTCGGCGTCGAGGAGGTGACGCTGTACACGTTCTCGACGGAGAACTTCGACCGTCCGGAGGACCAGCGCGAGCACCTCTTCGACCTGATCGAGCGCAAGCTCCGGGAGTTCGCCGACGCAGACCGCGTCCACGAGAACGGGGTCCACATCCGCGCCATCGGCGAGACCGACATGCTCCCCGATCGCGTGCGCGACGCCATCGAGTACGCCGAGTCGCGGACGGCGAGCTACGACCGGCTGAACCTGAACGTCGCACTGGCCTACGGCGGCCGGGCCGAGATGCTCGGCGCCGCGCGCGACGTCGCGGAGGAAGTCGCCGGCGGCGACCTCGATCCCGGAGGCGTCGACGTCGAGACCGTCGAGGAGCGGCTCTACGACGGACCGACCCGCGACGTCGATCTCATCGTCCGCACCGGCGGCGACGAGCGAATCTCGAACTTCCTGCCGTGGTACGTCAACGGCAACGAGGCCGCCGCGTACTTCTGTGCGCCCTACTGGCCCGAGTTCCGGAAGATCGACTTCCTCCGGGCGATCCGCACCTACGAGAACCGCACCCAGTCCTGGCGGCGTACCCGCGCGAAGCGCGCGCTCGCACTCGTCCGCGCCGTCGGCGCCGCCGAGGCCCCGAAGGCCCGGCGCGTGCTGGGCCGGTTCGAGGACGCCCTCCCCAGCGGGGAGCGCGAGGCCCTCGAGGAAGAGGTCGACGCCGAACCGGCCGCGGACTGA
- a CDS encoding ABC transporter ATP-binding protein, with translation MSVIELDDVVKRYDNGGEEIEALKEVDFSLDRGEMVAIIGPSGSGKSTLLNMIGLLDTPTEGRIVLDGQEVTDLGADERTNHRRNSIGFIFQSYHLLPILSAVENVAVPSMWDRSVDRRDRARDLLKRVGLGDRLDHTPHQLSGGQKQRVAIARALVNEPHIVLADEPTGNLDQDTGATILDELSRIKDEEDVAIAAVTHDTQLTEYADRSVELIDGVIQ, from the coding sequence ATGAGCGTCATCGAACTCGATGACGTGGTGAAGCGCTACGACAACGGCGGTGAGGAGATCGAGGCGCTGAAGGAAGTCGACTTCTCGCTCGACCGGGGCGAGATGGTGGCGATCATCGGTCCCTCCGGGTCCGGCAAGTCGACGCTGCTGAACATGATCGGGCTGCTGGACACGCCGACCGAGGGCCGGATCGTCCTCGACGGCCAGGAGGTGACTGATCTGGGAGCGGACGAGCGGACGAACCACCGCCGCAACAGCATCGGCTTCATCTTCCAGAGCTATCACCTGCTGCCGATCCTGTCCGCCGTCGAGAACGTCGCGGTCCCGTCGATGTGGGACCGGTCGGTCGACCGCCGGGACCGCGCCCGGGACCTCCTGAAGCGGGTCGGCCTCGGCGACCGCCTCGACCACACGCCACACCAGCTCTCGGGCGGCCAGAAGCAGCGGGTCGCCATCGCGCGGGCGCTGGTCAACGAACCACACATCGTGCTCGCCGACGAGCCGACGGGGAACCTCGATCAGGACACCGGCGCGACGATCCTCGACGAGCTCTCGCGCATCAAGGACGAGGAGGACGTCGCCATCGCCGCCGTCACGCACGACACGCAACTGACCGAGTACGCCGACCGCTCGGTGGAACTGATCGACGGGGTGATACAGTGA
- a CDS encoding Hsp20/alpha crystallin family protein, whose translation MSALRDAMRDLPDAVFADAHESDEEYLLVLDLPGVTADTLDVRVTGGRLTIEAQREKDVPGEFRFVSEERSLFLDVELPLPPDATGTDAEGTIEGGVLELRIPKATSGRGTTIPVEDA comes from the coding sequence ATGTCAGCGCTCCGTGACGCCATGCGGGACCTGCCGGACGCGGTGTTCGCCGACGCACACGAGTCCGACGAGGAGTACCTGCTCGTGCTCGACCTGCCGGGAGTGACCGCCGACACGCTGGACGTGCGCGTGACGGGCGGCCGACTCACGATCGAGGCACAGCGCGAGAAGGACGTCCCCGGGGAGTTCCGGTTCGTCAGCGAGGAGCGCTCGCTGTTCCTCGACGTCGAGCTCCCGCTGCCGCCGGACGCCACGGGGACCGACGCGGAGGGGACGATCGAGGGTGGGGTCCTCGAGCTTCGCATTCCGAAGGCGACGAGTGGTCGGGGCACGACGATTCCCGTCGAGGACGCCTGA
- a CDS encoding DUF5778 family protein: MDADADAEGRTGNAADEDDVDAGERDALDRELYRRTKALLEPGDIELNGVILHTEFAGQQDIEMMEASVEAGDVIAEHAGHDPADTYVYSGNDDPEFSSNQHQGLTIDDEEFVWECQQLLRDGAFDVVFYYEASADHEAILDDLREAGYEVTGVEG; the protein is encoded by the coding sequence ATGGACGCCGACGCTGACGCCGAGGGACGCACCGGGAACGCCGCGGACGAGGACGACGTCGACGCCGGCGAGCGCGACGCCCTCGACCGCGAGCTGTACCGCCGGACCAAGGCGCTGCTGGAGCCCGGCGACATCGAACTGAACGGGGTCATCCTCCACACCGAGTTCGCCGGGCAGCAGGACATCGAGATGATGGAGGCCAGCGTCGAGGCCGGCGACGTGATCGCCGAGCACGCCGGCCACGACCCCGCCGACACATACGTGTATTCGGGCAACGACGACCCCGAGTTCTCCTCGAACCAGCACCAGGGACTCACCATCGACGACGAGGAGTTCGTCTGGGAGTGCCAGCAGCTACTGCGCGACGGCGCCTTCGACGTCGTCTTCTACTACGAGGCCAGCGCCGACCACGAGGCCATCCTCGACGACCTGCGCGAGGCCGGCTACGAGGTCACCGGCGTCGAAGGGTAG
- the lwrS gene encoding LWR-salt protein — MTGGERDDVDGDPVPGEAAYVFRVAVRLDPGPPEVSVDPATFETVMERAADPPGEDGWLFFRDNLWRGELADEGHFRRLTEEALSAPVADVSFRELRTDEAYLAALKEEMATNLEEFNADDVSEALSKYLGSSIRVE; from the coding sequence GTGACGGGCGGCGAGCGCGACGACGTGGACGGCGACCCCGTCCCGGGCGAGGCGGCCTACGTCTTCCGCGTCGCCGTTCGCCTCGATCCGGGACCACCGGAAGTCAGCGTCGACCCGGCGACGTTCGAGACGGTGATGGAGCGAGCGGCCGACCCGCCCGGCGAGGACGGCTGGCTGTTCTTCCGGGACAACCTCTGGCGTGGCGAACTCGCCGACGAGGGACACTTCCGGCGGCTGACCGAGGAGGCGCTGTCCGCGCCCGTCGCGGACGTCTCCTTCCGGGAACTGCGGACCGACGAGGCGTACCTGGCGGCGCTGAAAGAGGAGATGGCGACGAATCTCGAGGAGTTCAACGCCGACGACGTCTCCGAGGCGCTCTCGAAGTACCTCGGTAGTTCGATCCGGGTAGAGTGA
- the hemA gene encoding glutamyl-tRNA reductase, which yields MRQGMGEISGVSVSHSNASVDDLEAIAVDSQRAEVESLLAAPGVEEALVLQTCNRVEAYVVTRSGPTDALERYVEPVAAEAAVEMDHEESLRHLMRVAAGLESIVLGEDQILGQVRDAYEDARSVGGIGDVLEDGVMKAVHVGERARTETAINEGVVSLASAAVRLAADEVDLDGETGLVVGAGEMGTQAATALAERVDRLLVANRTVPHAEHVATTAEVEASAVALDAVEAAAEEAAVVVSATGSPDYVFDAAELAAGGETFVVDIAQPRDVPPAADGLSEVTVCDLDDLETITEETRDRRRRAAERVAAMIDEEFDHLLTQYKRKRADRVISAMYESAEQVKASELRTALSKMDLDEDQQEVVESMADAIVSQLLAAPTRSLRDAAEEDDWSTINTALQLFDPDFGPDGEDGDASPAVAQADSADEVPEGVHEEIPAAVLEQLGDD from the coding sequence GTGAGACAAGGGATGGGTGAAATCTCCGGCGTAAGCGTCTCCCACAGCAACGCCAGCGTCGACGACCTGGAGGCGATCGCAGTGGACAGCCAGCGGGCCGAAGTCGAGTCGCTGCTCGCGGCGCCCGGGGTCGAGGAGGCGCTGGTCCTCCAGACGTGCAACCGCGTCGAAGCCTACGTCGTCACCCGGAGCGGGCCGACGGACGCGCTTGAGCGGTACGTCGAGCCCGTGGCCGCCGAGGCCGCCGTCGAGATGGACCACGAGGAGAGCCTGCGCCACCTCATGCGGGTGGCCGCCGGGCTGGAGTCGATCGTCCTCGGTGAGGACCAGATCCTCGGTCAGGTGCGCGACGCCTACGAGGACGCCCGTTCGGTCGGCGGCATCGGGGACGTCCTCGAGGACGGCGTCATGAAGGCCGTCCACGTGGGCGAGCGCGCCCGTACCGAGACGGCCATCAACGAGGGCGTCGTCTCGCTGGCCTCCGCGGCGGTCCGACTGGCGGCCGACGAGGTCGACCTCGACGGCGAGACCGGCCTCGTCGTGGGCGCCGGCGAGATGGGCACGCAGGCGGCCACGGCCCTCGCCGAGCGGGTCGACCGTCTGCTCGTGGCCAACCGGACCGTCCCGCACGCCGAGCACGTGGCTACCACGGCGGAGGTCGAGGCCAGCGCGGTCGCGCTCGACGCCGTCGAGGCGGCGGCCGAGGAGGCCGCAGTCGTCGTCTCCGCGACGGGCAGCCCGGACTACGTGTTCGACGCCGCTGAGCTGGCGGCCGGCGGCGAGACGTTCGTCGTCGACATCGCCCAGCCCCGGGACGTCCCGCCGGCCGCGGACGGCCTCTCGGAGGTGACCGTCTGCGATCTGGACGACCTCGAGACGATCACCGAGGAGACGCGCGACCGGCGTCGCCGCGCCGCCGAGCGCGTCGCGGCCATGATCGACGAGGAGTTCGACCACCTGCTGACCCAGTACAAGCGCAAGCGGGCCGACCGGGTCATCTCGGCCATGTACGAGAGCGCCGAGCAGGTCAAGGCCAGCGAACTGCGGACGGCCCTCTCGAAGATGGACCTCGACGAGGACCAGCAGGAGGTCGTCGAGTCGATGGCCGACGCCATCGTCTCCCAGCTGCTGGCCGCCCCGACCCGAAGCCTGCGGGACGCCGCCGAGGAGGACGACTGGTCGACCATCAACACGGCGCTCCAGCTGTTCGATCCGGACTTCGGGCCCGACGGTGAGGACGGCGACGCCTCACCAGCCGTCGCGCAGGCCGACTCCGCCGACGAGGTCCCCGAGGGTGTGCACGAGGAGATCCCTGCCGCCGTGCTGGAACAGCTCGGCGACGACTGA
- the ahbB gene encoding siroheme decarboxylase subunit beta yields MTGDLDRVDRAVLNAFQGGFPVTERPFGPAAEALRERGIDVTESELVERVRAMDEAGTLTRFGALIDAEAIGGTATLVAMHAPEERFDEVAETVNGFPEVAHNYAREHPHLNMWFVVSVADEDRVEEVLAEIESETGQETYNLPKQREFRVEAKFPVDGPLSEEGIDLSDLGPDVEPTDREGLTPDELDLVVEIQDGLPISATPYADVAETVGADTEWVVETIKRFNEEGKVRRVGAVPNHYALGYSENGMTVWDVPGEVVEEVGRDVAAFDFVTHCYERPRHEGVWPYNVFAMTHGRDEAESQRRIEQVRDRMSEHWDVGDDDWDTLFSTEILKKTGIRIEERAEANVVDAETPDT; encoded by the coding sequence ATGACAGGGGACCTGGACCGCGTCGACCGCGCGGTCCTCAACGCCTTCCAGGGCGGCTTCCCGGTAACGGAGCGGCCCTTCGGGCCGGCCGCGGAGGCGCTCCGGGAACGAGGGATCGACGTGACCGAGTCGGAACTGGTCGAGCGAGTCCGGGCGATGGACGAGGCGGGCACGCTGACCCGCTTCGGCGCGCTGATCGACGCTGAGGCAATCGGCGGGACGGCGACGCTCGTGGCGATGCACGCGCCGGAGGAGCGCTTCGACGAGGTGGCCGAGACGGTCAACGGCTTCCCCGAGGTGGCCCACAACTACGCCCGCGAGCACCCGCACCTCAACATGTGGTTCGTCGTGTCCGTCGCCGACGAGGACCGCGTCGAGGAGGTCCTCGCGGAGATCGAGTCCGAGACGGGCCAGGAGACGTACAACCTGCCCAAGCAGCGGGAGTTCCGCGTCGAGGCGAAGTTCCCGGTCGACGGCCCCCTCTCCGAGGAGGGCATCGACCTGTCTGATCTGGGCCCGGACGTCGAACCCACCGACCGCGAGGGGCTGACGCCCGACGAACTCGACCTCGTCGTCGAGATCCAGGACGGCCTGCCGATATCGGCGACGCCCTACGCCGACGTGGCCGAGACCGTCGGCGCGGACACCGAGTGGGTCGTCGAGACGATCAAACGATTTAACGAGGAAGGCAAGGTCCGGCGGGTCGGCGCGGTGCCGAACCACTACGCGCTGGGCTACTCCGAGAACGGGATGACCGTCTGGGACGTGCCCGGCGAGGTGGTCGAAGAGGTGGGCCGGGACGTGGCCGCCTTCGACTTCGTCACCCACTGCTACGAGCGCCCGCGCCACGAGGGCGTGTGGCCGTACAACGTCTTCGCGATGACCCACGGCCGCGACGAGGCCGAGAGCCAGCGGCGCATCGAGCAGGTCCGCGACCGGATGAGCGAGCACTGGGACGTCGGCGACGACGACTGGGACACGCTGTTCTCGACGGAGATCCTCAAGAAGACGGGCATCCGCATCGAGGAGCGGGCCGAGGCGAACGTCGTCGACGCGGAGACCCCCGACACGTGA
- a CDS encoding HAD family hydrolase, whose product MVDEYDFWLCDLDGTLVDVDPEYPRDVIGDVGDRLGVGFTDRDAEHLWYGMGGVRDRVLDRRGVDPERFWETFHEVEDPIARAEATYLYDDAEAFLGSVDGPVGLVTHCQQYLTDPVLDHLDIGDWFDAVVCCDDEVGWKPDAGPVELAMTDLGVGYNGHVGALVGDDPDDVGAAWNAGLDAVHVERHDPDERGHCVLGDHRIQRLDELH is encoded by the coding sequence ATGGTTGACGAGTACGACTTCTGGTTGTGCGACCTCGACGGGACGCTCGTGGACGTCGACCCCGAGTATCCCCGCGACGTGATCGGTGACGTCGGTGACCGCCTCGGCGTCGGGTTCACCGACCGGGACGCGGAGCACCTGTGGTACGGCATGGGCGGCGTCCGCGACCGGGTCCTCGACCGCCGGGGCGTCGACCCGGAGCGGTTCTGGGAGACCTTCCACGAGGTCGAGGATCCCATCGCCCGCGCCGAGGCGACCTACCTCTACGACGACGCCGAGGCGTTCCTCGGGTCCGTCGACGGGCCGGTGGGCCTCGTCACGCACTGCCAGCAGTACCTCACCGACCCCGTGCTCGACCACCTCGACATCGGCGACTGGTTCGACGCGGTGGTCTGCTGCGACGACGAGGTCGGCTGGAAGCCCGACGCCGGCCCGGTCGAACTGGCGATGACCGATCTGGGCGTCGGCTACAACGGCCACGTCGGCGCCCTCGTGGGCGACGACCCCGACGACGTCGGCGCCGCCTGGAACGCCGGCCTCGACGCCGTCCACGTCGAGCGCCACGACCCCGACGAGCGCGGCCACTGCGTGCTCGGGGATCATCGGATACAGCGGCTGGACGAGCTGCACTGA
- a CDS encoding DUF1349 domain-containing protein, with protein sequence MDWFNEPTEWSEADGVLSFEVEPDTDCWRITDHGFVKDDAHASLRTVEGDFTATAAVRGDYGDQYDQAGLLVRESPATWLKCGVELVDGEQYASAVVTRGESDWSVVPLDGDPPVLWIRVERRDATVEVSYSLDGESFTMIRKATLSDAGELRVGPMGAAPEGDGFTVTVESFSVE encoded by the coding sequence ATGGACTGGTTCAACGAGCCGACGGAGTGGTCGGAGGCGGACGGCGTCCTCTCATTCGAGGTCGAACCCGACACCGACTGCTGGCGGATCACGGACCACGGCTTCGTAAAGGACGACGCCCACGCGTCCCTGCGGACGGTCGAGGGTGACTTCACCGCCACCGCGGCCGTGCGGGGCGACTACGGCGACCAGTACGACCAGGCTGGGCTGCTGGTCAGGGAGTCGCCGGCGACGTGGCTGAAGTGCGGCGTCGAACTGGTCGACGGCGAGCAGTACGCCAGCGCCGTGGTCACGCGCGGGGAGTCCGACTGGTCGGTCGTTCCCCTCGACGGCGACCCGCCGGTCCTGTGGATCCGCGTCGAGCGGCGGGACGCGACCGTCGAGGTGTCATACTCGCTGGACGGCGAGTCGTTCACGATGATCCGGAAGGCGACGCTGAGCGACGCGGGCGAACTGCGCGTGGGTCCGATGGGTGCCGCGCCGGAGGGCGACGGGTTCACCGTGACAGTGGAGTCGTTCTCCGTCGAGTAG
- a CDS encoding E3 ubiquitin ligase family protein — translation MVSGPLTLAFAAAGLAVLSYSLHRLRSVVHALRNDPVDVYRLPNHSGPVEVEGEARLDGATVTAPFSGRECLAYEYEAEELRSSGKHSHWETLDSGGAAVPFLVDDGSGKARVEPAGAELHLESHVVRVDPGEKPPGRIAEYLAESDEVDPQDRTLDLRVVELNLGNEQRFVERRLDVDETAYVYGQAFEEASREWGSGVVNAVIRNGDRAPAFVVSDAPERATAWRMAKRPLLGVAVGLAALALAASAAV, via the coding sequence ATGGTCTCCGGTCCACTCACCCTCGCGTTCGCGGCCGCCGGCCTTGCCGTCCTCTCGTACAGCCTCCATCGGCTGCGATCGGTCGTCCACGCCCTCCGGAACGACCCCGTCGACGTCTACCGCCTGCCGAACCACTCGGGCCCGGTGGAGGTCGAGGGCGAGGCGCGACTCGACGGAGCCACCGTCACCGCGCCCTTCTCCGGCCGGGAGTGTCTGGCCTACGAGTACGAGGCCGAGGAGCTCCGGTCGTCGGGCAAGCACAGCCACTGGGAGACGCTTGACTCGGGCGGGGCCGCCGTCCCGTTCCTGGTCGACGACGGGTCCGGGAAGGCTCGGGTCGAGCCGGCCGGGGCCGAACTGCACCTCGAGTCACACGTCGTCCGGGTCGACCCCGGCGAAAAGCCGCCCGGGCGCATCGCGGAGTACCTCGCCGAGAGCGACGAGGTCGACCCCCAGGACCGGACGCTCGACCTGCGGGTCGTCGAGTTGAACCTCGGCAACGAGCAGCGGTTCGTCGAGCGCCGCCTCGACGTCGACGAGACGGCCTACGTCTACGGGCAGGCGTTCGAGGAGGCGTCGCGGGAGTGGGGCTCCGGCGTGGTCAACGCCGTGATCAGGAACGGCGATCGAGCGCCGGCGTTCGTCGTCTCCGACGCCCCCGAACGGGCCACGGCCTGGCGGATGGCCAAGCGGCCGCTACTGGGGGTGGCCGTCGGCCTCGCCGCGCTCGCACTGGCGGCCAGCGCTGCCGTGTGA
- a CDS encoding ABC transporter permease has translation MSRLRGWLPSVLMAWRNLWRNRLRTILAALGIVIGVVAIAGLGITGSALRYGTTQQFQDLTNQATVQPGEDADRRHLTESQVLTIREAVGDANATVIPIKSKGVRVASYRQEVHASVEEVTHPKELYTAQRGKIPEPFRTGVLLNNETAARLNATIGDRVIVGDDSHRVRAIISEGGIGYRRAEVVVSPPAIADRGYLAVTIVAEDGDMAQDLANATRDRMNAPDEEVVRVDTRAGLNNRVGDFFSTVNLILLGIGSISLLVAGVSILNVMLMSTIERRSEIGVLRAVGVRRTEVLRMILTEATLLGVLGGAVGAALSLGIGALLYDRLYEDPTLVLRWAALRYVFVGFAFGAVASLLSGIYPAWKAANERPVEAIRS, from the coding sequence GTGAGCCGACTCCGGGGCTGGCTGCCCAGCGTCCTGATGGCCTGGCGGAACCTGTGGCGCAACAGGCTCCGGACGATCCTGGCCGCGCTGGGCATCGTCATCGGCGTGGTCGCCATCGCCGGTCTCGGGATCACCGGGTCGGCGCTGCGCTACGGGACGACCCAGCAGTTCCAGGACCTGACGAACCAGGCGACCGTTCAGCCCGGCGAGGACGCCGATCGGCGCCACCTCACGGAGTCGCAGGTGCTGACGATCCGCGAGGCCGTCGGCGACGCGAACGCGACGGTGATCCCGATCAAGTCCAAGGGGGTCCGGGTTGCCTCCTACCGGCAGGAGGTACACGCCTCCGTCGAGGAGGTGACCCACCCGAAGGAGCTGTACACCGCCCAGCGGGGCAAGATTCCCGAGCCGTTCCGGACCGGGGTCCTGCTGAACAACGAGACGGCCGCCCGCCTCAACGCCACCATCGGCGACCGGGTGATCGTCGGCGACGACTCCCACAGGGTGCGCGCGATCATCAGCGAGGGCGGCATCGGCTACCGCCGCGCCGAGGTCGTCGTCTCGCCGCCGGCCATCGCCGACCGGGGGTACCTGGCAGTCACCATCGTCGCCGAGGACGGGGACATGGCGCAGGACCTCGCCAACGCGACGCGGGACCGCATGAACGCCCCCGACGAGGAGGTCGTCCGCGTCGACACGCGGGCGGGCCTGAACAACCGCGTCGGGGACTTCTTCAGCACAGTCAACCTGATCCTGCTGGGGATCGGCTCCATCTCGCTGCTGGTGGCCGGCGTGAGCATCCTCAACGTGATGCTCATGAGCACCATCGAACGCCGCAGCGAGATCGGCGTCCTCCGGGCGGTCGGCGTCCGCCGGACCGAGGTGTTGCGGATGATCCTCACCGAGGCGACGCTGCTGGGCGTCCTCGGCGGAGCAGTCGGTGCCGCCCTCTCGCTGGGGATCGGCGCACTCCTCTACGACAGGCTGTACGAGGACCCGACGCTCGTCCTCCGGTGGGCAGCGCTCCGATACGTCTTCGTCGGCTTCGCGTTCGGTGCCGTCGCCAGCCTCCTCAGCGGGATCTACCCCGCCTGGAAGGCCGCCAACGAGCGGCCCGTGGAAGCGATCCGGAGCTAG
- a CDS encoding precorrin-2 dehydrogenase/sirohydrochlorin ferrochelatase family protein, with product MIPLLHDFSGETVLVFGGGSVGARKARRFAREAEVVVVSPDFADADFGGAERVREAVDADGIAGWLDRADPALVVAATDDDDLNAAVETAATERGVLVNRTDVQGERDPGSVVVPATVRDDPVTVAVATGGRSPALSKHLRERIEDEIDGAGAMAELTADLRRELKADGASPEDRRAAVRAVARSDAVWKALDSGASNARQKAADVVADVTGDPT from the coding sequence GTGATCCCCTTACTGCACGACTTCTCCGGCGAGACGGTCCTCGTCTTCGGCGGCGGGAGCGTCGGCGCGCGGAAGGCCCGGCGGTTCGCCCGCGAGGCCGAGGTCGTCGTCGTGAGCCCGGACTTCGCGGACGCCGACTTCGGCGGCGCGGAGCGGGTCCGCGAGGCCGTCGACGCCGACGGGATCGCCGGTTGGCTCGATCGCGCCGATCCGGCGCTGGTCGTGGCCGCGACTGACGACGACGACCTGAACGCCGCCGTCGAGACGGCCGCCACCGAGCGCGGGGTGCTGGTCAACCGCACGGACGTCCAGGGCGAGCGGGACCCGGGGAGCGTCGTCGTCCCGGCGACGGTGCGGGACGATCCGGTCACCGTCGCGGTGGCGACCGGCGGGCGGAGCCCGGCGCTCTCGAAGCACCTCCGGGAGCGCATCGAGGACGAGATCGACGGCGCGGGCGCGATGGCCGAGCTGACAGCCGACCTGCGGCGGGAGCTGAAAGCGGACGGAGCCTCACCAGAGGACCGGCGCGCCGCGGTGCGGGCCGTCGCGAGATCTGACGCGGTTTGGAAGGCTTTAGATAGTGGGGCGTCCAATGCACGGCAGAAAGCAGCCGACGTCGTCGCCGACGTCACCGGTGATCCAACGTGA
- a CDS encoding cold-shock protein yields the protein MATGTVDFFNDTGGYGFIETEDSEEDVFFHMEDVGGPDLEEGQEVEFDIVQADKGPRAENLERL from the coding sequence ATGGCGACCGGTACGGTTGACTTCTTCAACGACACTGGCGGTTACGGATTCATCGAGACCGAGGACTCCGAGGAGGACGTGTTCTTCCACATGGAGGACGTCGGCGGCCCCGACCTGGAGGAAGGTCAGGAGGTCGAGTTCGACATCGTGCAAGCGGACAAGGGTCCGCGGGCGGAAAACCTGGAGCGTCTCTAA
- a CDS encoding 4a-hydroxytetrahydrobiopterin dehydratase, producing the protein MAELLSDDEIAEQLPEDWEREDDEIARTYEFDAYLDGVGFASAVGGLAQEAFHHPEITIGWREVEVRLTTHDAGGITENDTELAARFDDLYE; encoded by the coding sequence ATGGCCGAGCTACTCTCCGACGACGAGATAGCGGAACAGCTACCCGAGGACTGGGAGCGCGAGGACGACGAGATCGCCCGCACCTACGAGTTCGACGCGTACCTCGACGGCGTCGGGTTCGCGTCGGCCGTCGGCGGGCTGGCCCAGGAGGCGTTCCACCACCCGGAGATCACCATCGGCTGGCGGGAAGTGGAGGTGCGGCTGACCACCCACGACGCGGGCGGGATCACGGAGAACGACACCGAGCTCGCCGCGCGGTTCGACGACCTCTACGAGTGA
- a CDS encoding zinc ribbon domain-containing protein: MVSRVELAIRIGVFLLVLVGAPLFFVLLFRALDYMAMDDLVEEYREGSRATDVGQLNARYAEAEDGVLCPRCGAANGEDFRYCHTCQADLDAVEYSRN; the protein is encoded by the coding sequence ATGGTATCCCGGGTCGAACTCGCGATCCGGATCGGCGTCTTCCTCCTGGTGCTGGTAGGGGCACCGCTGTTCTTCGTCCTGCTCTTCCGGGCGCTCGACTACATGGCGATGGACGACCTCGTCGAGGAGTACCGCGAGGGGTCGCGAGCCACGGACGTCGGGCAGTTGAACGCCCGCTACGCGGAGGCCGAGGACGGCGTGCTCTGTCCGCGCTGCGGCGCGGCCAACGGCGAGGACTTCCGGTACTGCCACACCTGCCAGGCGGACCTCGACGCGGTGGAGTATAGTAGAAATTGA